In Paraburkholderia aromaticivorans, a single window of DNA contains:
- a CDS encoding FAD-dependent oxidoreductase, translating into MTTVTRSSDLACDVLVIGSGAGGLSTAITAKKQGLDVIVVEKEAYFGGTTAFSGGVLWIPGNPHAKRAGIDDTRDAAIDYLRHETGAMFDQTAIDAFLDNGPRMIEFFERETSVEFLPTLYPDYHPDAPGGVDVGRSVVAKPFDARALGADIARLRPPLQTITFIGMMFNSSSADLKHFFNATKSLASAWYVARRLTSHLKELALYKRGVQVTSGNALAARLAKSALDLGIPIHTNTGAKELTTTNGRVTGAVITAKGQEMRVIARRGVVLACGGFSHDVARISIAYPHVQRGGEHVSPVPAGNTGDGARMAERVGGRVDIRYPQPAAWMPVSRVPLKDGRYGVFPHLLDRYKPGVIGVTRRGARFTNESNSYHDVGAAMIEACRDERETAMWLVCDHATIRRYGLGFAKPAPLSLKPHLKNGYLVKGRTLAELAQRAGIDSAVLEETVREYNQGAPIGLDRAFGRGTTSFNRYLGDSAHTPNPCVAPVGKGPYYALKLVMGDLGTFDGIATNVHGQVLKGTEPIDGLYAVGNDRASVMGGNYPGAGITLGPIMTFGYLTGLHLAGRVHARSKVSEFRSAA; encoded by the coding sequence ATGACTACCGTGACACGGTCGTCCGACCTCGCTTGCGACGTGCTTGTGATCGGCTCGGGCGCAGGCGGTCTTTCCACTGCCATCACCGCGAAAAAGCAGGGCCTCGACGTGATCGTCGTCGAGAAGGAGGCTTATTTCGGCGGCACGACCGCGTTTTCCGGCGGTGTGCTGTGGATTCCCGGCAACCCGCATGCGAAGCGAGCCGGCATCGACGACACGCGTGACGCCGCGATTGATTATCTGCGCCATGAAACCGGCGCAATGTTTGATCAGACCGCGATCGATGCGTTCCTCGACAACGGCCCGCGAATGATCGAATTCTTCGAACGTGAGACGTCGGTCGAGTTTTTGCCAACGCTCTATCCCGACTATCATCCCGACGCGCCGGGCGGTGTCGATGTCGGCCGCTCGGTCGTCGCGAAGCCGTTCGATGCGCGCGCGCTCGGTGCGGATATCGCGCGCTTGCGCCCGCCGCTCCAGACGATCACGTTCATCGGCATGATGTTCAATTCGTCGAGTGCGGATCTCAAGCATTTTTTCAACGCGACGAAATCGCTAGCTTCGGCGTGGTATGTCGCCAGGCGACTGACGAGCCATCTCAAGGAGCTTGCGCTCTATAAACGTGGTGTGCAGGTCACCAGCGGCAATGCGCTTGCCGCACGACTCGCCAAGTCCGCGCTCGATCTTGGCATTCCGATTCACACGAACACCGGCGCAAAAGAACTCACCACGACCAATGGACGTGTAACGGGTGCGGTCATCACCGCGAAGGGTCAGGAGATGCGCGTCATCGCGCGGCGCGGCGTAGTGCTGGCATGCGGTGGCTTCTCACACGACGTCGCGCGCATTTCGATTGCCTATCCGCACGTGCAGCGGGGTGGCGAACATGTGTCGCCCGTGCCTGCGGGCAATACCGGCGACGGCGCACGCATGGCGGAGCGTGTCGGTGGACGCGTCGATATTCGCTATCCGCAGCCCGCCGCATGGATGCCCGTATCGCGTGTGCCGTTGAAGGATGGACGATATGGCGTGTTTCCGCATCTGCTCGACCGCTACAAGCCAGGCGTGATCGGCGTGACCCGCAGGGGCGCTCGCTTCACCAACGAATCGAACTCCTATCACGATGTAGGCGCGGCGATGATCGAAGCCTGCCGGGACGAGCGCGAAACCGCGATGTGGCTGGTCTGCGATCATGCGACGATTCGCAGGTACGGACTCGGGTTCGCGAAGCCCGCGCCGCTTTCGCTCAAGCCGCACCTGAAGAACGGCTACCTCGTCAAAGGGCGGACCCTCGCCGAGCTCGCGCAGCGTGCGGGTATAGACAGCGCCGTGCTGGAGGAAACCGTGCGCGAATACAACCAGGGCGCACCCATCGGCCTGGACCGCGCGTTCGGCCGCGGAACGACTTCCTTCAACCGCTATCTCGGCGATTCCGCTCATACACCGAACCCCTGCGTCGCGCCCGTCGGCAAGGGACCGTATTACGCGCTGAAGCTCGTGATGGGTGATCTCGGCACCTTCGACGGCATCGCCACGAACGTGCATGGACAAGTGCTCAAGGGCACGGAACCGATTGACGGTCTTTACGCCGTCGGCAACGACCGCGCGAGCGTCATGGGCGGCAACTATCCGGGCGCGGGCATCACGCTGGGCCCCATCATGACGTTCGGCTATCTCACGGGATTGCATCTGGCTGGCCGCGTGCATGCGCGAAGCAAGGTCAGCGAGTTCAGGAGTGCAGCATGA
- a CDS encoding SDR family NAD(P)-dependent oxidoreductase: MTNHVTRDHAATHWLGLESSICVVTGAAGGIGRAIAATLADAGARLALLDRDESGCHEAAQVLQARGIQALAVACDISDASSVNRAREQVERKLGHADVLINNAGLLRAGGIEDIGLDEWNAMLAVNLTGYMLCAQSFGRGMLARGTGSIVHIASIAAHHPQTWSGAYSASKAGIAMLSRQVAAEWGPRGVRSNTLCPGMIRTPLSRAFYEQGDIEARRSAMTASRRIGEPNDIADVAAFLASRRAAYVNGAEIVVDGGFECMLMDLVPRPGFEAIRAA; the protein is encoded by the coding sequence ATGACTAATCACGTGACGCGGGATCACGCCGCGACGCATTGGCTCGGCCTCGAATCGAGCATATGCGTGGTGACCGGCGCGGCGGGCGGCATCGGCCGTGCGATCGCCGCGACGCTCGCCGATGCTGGTGCGCGCCTCGCATTGCTGGACCGCGACGAATCCGGCTGCCATGAAGCGGCGCAAGTCTTGCAGGCGCGGGGCATACAAGCGCTTGCCGTCGCGTGCGATATCAGCGATGCGTCAAGCGTCAATCGCGCACGTGAACAGGTGGAGCGCAAGCTCGGCCACGCGGACGTGCTCATCAACAACGCGGGACTATTGCGCGCCGGCGGCATCGAGGATATTGGACTCGACGAATGGAACGCGATGCTCGCGGTCAATCTCACCGGCTACATGCTGTGCGCACAGTCGTTCGGACGAGGCATGCTCGCGCGCGGCACGGGCAGCATAGTACATATCGCATCGATCGCCGCGCATCATCCGCAGACGTGGAGCGGCGCGTATAGCGCCAGCAAGGCCGGCATCGCGATGCTTTCCCGGCAGGTCGCTGCAGAATGGGGACCGCGCGGCGTTCGGAGCAATACGCTCTGCCCCGGCATGATTCGCACGCCGCTTTCAAGGGCCTTTTATGAACAAGGCGATATCGAAGCGCGCCGCAGCGCGATGACGGCGAGCCGACGCATCGGCGAGCCCAACGATATCGCCGATGTCGCGGCCTTTCTCGCAAGCAGACGCGCGGCGTATGTGAACGGCGCGGAAATTGTTGTCGACGGCGGCTTTGAATGCATGTTGATGGACCTCGTGCCGCGCCCCGGTTTCGAAGCGATCCGCGCCGCGTAA
- a CDS encoding helix-turn-helix domain-containing protein translates to MPRNIPNYNLYGESARPPWYDAFNFEWIAERSAPNDWHIDPHRHDALLQFLYIRGGGSNGDVLIENTRLRIEPPCVIMLPAQTVHGFNFASDVDGLVVTAAQRSLEALATMVAPALVPVLQHAGVTRVNPQTHDSVLMPLVDLLEREYRATDRGHMAAGLPLLIALFVHVARMCERASAARATAAASVSATERRAAQIRRFRELVAAQFREHRPVEFYAQKLDMTVAQLGRICREEISSSPLAVINEHLVREAQRDLVYSHMSVKQIAHGLGFADVAYFSRYFRNQTGVTPTQFQVEAHKALAIDLRC, encoded by the coding sequence GTGCCCAGGAATATCCCTAACTACAATCTCTATGGCGAATCCGCGCGCCCACCGTGGTACGACGCATTCAACTTCGAATGGATCGCGGAGCGCAGCGCACCGAACGACTGGCATATCGACCCGCATCGTCACGACGCCCTCTTGCAGTTTCTGTACATTCGCGGCGGCGGTAGCAACGGCGACGTGCTGATCGAAAACACCCGCCTGCGCATTGAGCCGCCATGCGTCATCATGCTGCCCGCGCAGACGGTGCATGGCTTTAACTTCGCGTCCGATGTGGACGGCCTCGTCGTAACAGCGGCGCAGCGTTCGCTTGAGGCGCTCGCAACGATGGTCGCGCCCGCGCTTGTGCCGGTGCTGCAACATGCGGGCGTGACGCGCGTGAATCCTCAGACACATGACAGCGTGCTGATGCCGCTCGTCGACTTGCTGGAGAGGGAATATCGCGCGACGGATCGCGGGCACATGGCGGCGGGCCTGCCGCTATTGATTGCACTGTTTGTGCATGTTGCGCGTATGTGCGAACGTGCGTCTGCGGCTCGCGCGACTGCTGCGGCGAGTGTTTCGGCCACGGAGCGGCGCGCCGCGCAGATCAGGCGCTTCAGGGAACTCGTCGCCGCGCAATTTCGCGAGCACCGGCCCGTAGAGTTCTATGCCCAGAAGCTTGACATGACCGTCGCGCAACTGGGGCGCATCTGCCGCGAGGAAATCTCAAGTTCGCCGCTCGCCGTCATCAACGAACATCTCGTGCGTGAAGCGCAACGAGATTTAGTCTATTCACATATGTCGGTCAAGCAGATCGCGCATGGTTTAGGTTTTGCCGACGTCGCCTATTTCAGCCGGTATTTTCGCAATCAGACCGGCGTGACACCCACTCAATTTCAGGTTGAGGCGCATAAGGCGTTGGCGATTGATCTACGGTGTTGA
- the istB gene encoding IS21-like element helper ATPase IstB: protein MMMHHTLAHLRSLKLEGLAGALEEQLIQPGLANLSFEERLTMLVDREVHHRNERKLMRLLKNARLKYGQATLEDLDSRAGRGVDRSQIMSLALGEWVSAGHCILITGPTRVGKSWLACALAQYACRRGHSALYQRVPRLPEELRIRHGSGAFGKWLLQLAKTDVVVLDDWGMGAIDSMTRSDLLEVVDDRAGRKATIITSQLPIEHWHAWIGDATIADAMLDRLMQHHHRITLTGDSLRSRKAQPAQGSEAGIAAPIVVGTQG from the coding sequence ATGATGATGCATCACACCCTGGCCCACCTGCGCAGCCTGAAACTGGAGGGCCTCGCCGGCGCGCTGGAGGAACAACTCATCCAGCCGGGACTGGCGAACCTGAGCTTCGAGGAACGGCTCACGATGCTGGTGGACCGCGAGGTCCACCACCGCAACGAGCGCAAGCTGATGCGCCTGTTGAAGAACGCGCGGCTCAAATATGGACAGGCGACGCTGGAAGATCTCGACAGCCGGGCCGGCCGGGGCGTCGACCGCTCGCAGATCATGAGCCTGGCCCTGGGCGAGTGGGTCAGCGCCGGCCACTGCATCCTGATCACCGGACCGACGCGCGTCGGCAAGTCCTGGTTGGCTTGCGCACTGGCGCAGTATGCGTGCCGGCGCGGCCACTCCGCGCTGTATCAACGCGTGCCACGCCTGCCGGAAGAGCTGCGCATCCGCCACGGCAGCGGGGCGTTCGGCAAATGGCTGCTTCAACTGGCCAAGACCGACGTCGTCGTCCTGGACGACTGGGGCATGGGTGCCATCGACAGCATGACCCGCTCCGACCTGCTGGAAGTCGTCGACGACCGGGCCGGGCGCAAAGCCACCATCATCACATCACAACTGCCGATCGAGCACTGGCACGCGTGGATCGGCGACGCCACGATAGCCGATGCCATGCTCGACCGGCTGATGCAGCACCATCACCGCATTACGCTGACCGGCGATTCGCTGCGCTCGAGAAAGGCCCAGCCAGCACAGGGTAGCGAAGCAGGCATCGCCGCACCGATCGTCGTTGGCACACAGGGATAA
- a CDS encoding tyrosine-type recombinase/integrase — protein MRPIDPLPRLLQEFFYTHMLEQRNLSAHTVRSYRDTWRLFLRFSATRRKRSVAALVLGDLTAAMVGAFLQQCEQERKVTIGTRNCRLAALHSFFSFVAEREPIYAAQCAEVLRIPTKREAVRAPFYLELDEVDAIMLQPDRTSLEGLRDHALLCFLYNTGARIQEALDVSPQRIRFDPPSYVRLVGKGKKERVCPLWPETVLVLKALLKRQPRADNDPIFVNRYGAPLGASGVRYKLAQYVQAAAKTAPTLSSKRVSPHSFRHAAAVHLVAVGVDVTVIRSWLGHVSLDTTNHYAQANLATKRAALERLEPSSKRQRPPRWKRDADLLAWLDSL, from the coding sequence ATGAGACCGATTGATCCTTTGCCCAGATTGCTGCAAGAATTTTTTTACACACACATGCTGGAACAGCGCAATCTCTCAGCACATACGGTGCGATCCTATCGCGATACCTGGAGACTATTCCTGCGGTTTTCGGCTACGAGGCGCAAACGGTCCGTAGCCGCACTCGTGCTCGGCGACCTTACCGCAGCCATGGTAGGAGCCTTCTTGCAGCAATGCGAGCAAGAGCGCAAGGTCACGATCGGCACTCGAAACTGCCGACTCGCCGCGCTGCACAGCTTCTTCTCTTTTGTCGCTGAACGGGAGCCCATATACGCAGCGCAGTGCGCCGAAGTGCTGCGCATTCCCACCAAGCGTGAAGCCGTTCGCGCGCCATTCTATCTTGAGCTGGACGAAGTTGATGCGATCATGTTGCAGCCGGATCGCACAAGTCTTGAGGGCCTACGCGATCACGCGCTGCTTTGTTTTCTCTACAACACGGGCGCACGCATCCAGGAAGCGCTCGATGTTAGCCCACAGCGCATTCGCTTCGATCCACCGTCTTACGTGCGATTGGTCGGCAAGGGTAAAAAAGAGCGGGTTTGTCCTCTATGGCCAGAAACCGTTCTCGTGCTTAAGGCACTACTCAAGCGGCAACCGCGCGCGGACAACGATCCCATTTTTGTCAATCGCTATGGCGCACCTCTGGGGGCGTCCGGAGTGCGCTATAAGCTCGCTCAGTACGTTCAGGCGGCCGCAAAGACTGCTCCTACCTTGTCTTCGAAGCGCGTGTCTCCTCACAGTTTCCGGCACGCGGCTGCCGTCCACCTCGTAGCAGTGGGCGTAGACGTCACTGTGATTCGCAGCTGGCTCGGTCACGTGAGCCTGGACACGACCAATCACTATGCCCAGGCAAATCTGGCTACGAAGCGCGCGGCACTCGAGCGTCTCGAACCGAGCTCGAAGAGACAGAGACCGCCGCGATGGAAACGCGACGCTGACTTGCTTGCGTGGCTAGATTCACTTTAA
- a CDS encoding tyrosine-type recombinase/integrase: MKRIWPDADGRCIERFIRGLGTRNATTPIVYRCVLSGFQRFVMQRDRGRSLDQQTIEVWLHERITQWPLHIVFHRARLVDRFLDFLETEGSITSNPLHELRMQYGQRTTTPVVRALLSFSPETALETLRPLPRFGSFLGPLMLYHVTLMRAMGYLYETPANRFLCFDRYLQKNPHLEGQPLTVLLQEWRAILPTPEHAWQCQELGRDLARAWRRFEPTIPVPTRDRRLCQQLTQQRRRPHIYTEQEMRQLLETARRFPSPYAPLRPLSLYTMLVLAYCVGLRLGEIAGLNLGDVHLDVGEIDIRETKFFKSRTLPVPDSVVAALRDYLKARRLAGGPQQAASGLFWHQQRAGRYSYVMTEKLLVRVLRLSGVKPDRGGLGPRIHDLRHTFVANRMLAWYREGINPQARLPYLATYLGHKDINSTLAYLTITNDLLQLAGARFRAFGAHSLHVAEGVDNETD; encoded by the coding sequence ATGAAGCGAATCTGGCCAGACGCTGACGGACGTTGCATCGAACGCTTTATTCGGGGATTGGGAACTCGCAACGCAACGACGCCGATCGTTTATCGATGCGTTCTCTCCGGCTTCCAGCGGTTTGTCATGCAGCGCGATCGCGGACGATCGCTGGATCAGCAAACGATCGAAGTATGGTTGCACGAGCGAATTACACAATGGCCTTTGCACATCGTGTTTCATCGCGCGCGTCTCGTCGACCGGTTCCTTGATTTTCTCGAAACAGAGGGATCGATTACGAGCAACCCGCTACATGAACTGCGGATGCAATACGGTCAGCGAACGACAACGCCAGTAGTACGTGCACTACTATCGTTTTCCCCAGAGACAGCGCTTGAAACCTTACGTCCACTTCCCCGCTTTGGAAGCTTTCTCGGGCCACTCATGCTCTACCATGTCACGTTAATGCGCGCCATGGGCTACCTCTACGAGACGCCAGCAAACCGATTTTTATGTTTCGATCGCTATCTGCAGAAGAATCCGCATCTGGAGGGTCAACCTCTGACCGTTCTTCTCCAAGAATGGCGAGCCATACTTCCGACGCCCGAGCACGCGTGGCAGTGCCAGGAGTTGGGGCGCGATCTCGCCAGGGCGTGGCGACGCTTCGAGCCAACGATTCCCGTGCCCACGCGCGACCGTCGACTCTGTCAACAGTTGACGCAACAGCGACGACGTCCCCACATTTACACGGAGCAAGAGATGCGGCAACTGCTCGAAACCGCACGGCGATTTCCCTCACCGTATGCACCGCTTCGACCTTTGAGCTTGTACACAATGCTCGTTCTTGCATACTGCGTCGGACTACGCCTGGGAGAGATCGCAGGTCTCAACCTGGGTGACGTACATCTCGATGTGGGCGAGATCGACATTCGGGAAACGAAGTTCTTTAAATCGAGGACATTACCGGTTCCCGACAGCGTCGTGGCTGCACTGCGCGACTACTTAAAGGCGCGGCGACTGGCGGGCGGCCCACAGCAGGCCGCCTCAGGGCTGTTCTGGCATCAGCAACGGGCCGGGCGCTACTCTTACGTGATGACCGAGAAGCTTCTGGTACGTGTGCTGCGCCTCTCTGGCGTAAAGCCTGACAGAGGCGGGCTTGGACCACGCATTCATGATCTTAGGCACACGTTCGTGGCGAACCGAATGCTTGCGTGGTACCGCGAGGGAATCAATCCCCAGGCTCGCCTTCCTTATCTCGCCACGTATCTCGGCCATAAGGACATTAACTCGACTCTGGCCTATTTGACCATCACCAATGATCTGCTGCAACTGGCAGGCGCGCGCTTCCGTGCTTTCGGCGCGCACAGTCTGCACGTCGCCGAAGGAGTGGACAATGAGACCGATTGA
- a CDS encoding site-specific integrase — translation MSDQQTRHETLLSKLEQHLVAERYCVHIRNRYLAVAANFLRFLDRRRIRVEAARAADISAYLQCELRRFRRHRGHSPVSLRGWEASHTTGIHQLLRLAIGKWPRDPIPSSVNARFDRTLCMEYGQWLREWRGLAAETVDGLLAEAQRFLCSNGRCKGAETLMHMTVSDIDAYLQSRVSSLRRVSRKSIALLLRSFIRYLYETGRTDRDLSRFIIVPTTYAYESIPSALSPADISAVLGSTRQDRSPIGLRDYAILMMLSTYGLRAGEVTRLRLEDIDWRSDRFYVRHTKTGSQSVLPLLPSVGDALLDYLRRGRPASDVREIFVRARAPYRGFHSGSSLYTPVRRRLEAAGIYPAGKRGPHAFRHARAVSLLRAEVSVKGIGDLLGHRSAGSTAAYLKLATEHLRGVALEVPNMEKQP, via the coding sequence ATGTCCGATCAGCAAACAAGGCACGAAACGCTGCTCAGCAAACTCGAACAACATCTGGTAGCCGAGCGATATTGTGTCCACATCCGCAATCGCTATCTGGCGGTCGCGGCAAACTTCCTTCGATTTCTCGATAGACGACGAATACGCGTTGAGGCGGCGAGGGCAGCAGACATATCGGCGTATCTTCAATGTGAACTTCGACGCTTCCGGCGCCACCGCGGGCACTCGCCAGTTTCGCTGCGGGGCTGGGAAGCTTCTCATACCACCGGCATTCATCAGTTGCTGCGATTGGCCATTGGCAAGTGGCCGCGCGATCCAATTCCTTCCAGTGTGAATGCAAGATTTGATCGGACACTGTGCATGGAATACGGTCAATGGCTTCGGGAGTGGCGGGGACTGGCAGCCGAAACGGTCGACGGTCTTCTTGCCGAAGCACAACGATTCTTGTGTTCCAATGGACGGTGCAAAGGCGCCGAAACGTTGATGCATATGACGGTGTCGGATATTGATGCCTATCTGCAAAGCCGTGTTTCATCGCTGCGTCGGGTATCGCGTAAAAGTATCGCGTTGCTGCTTCGCAGCTTCATTCGTTACCTGTATGAGACGGGGCGTACCGATCGCGATCTTTCTCGGTTCATCATTGTCCCAACAACGTATGCGTACGAGTCTATTCCCTCGGCGCTAAGCCCCGCTGACATCAGCGCTGTCCTAGGCTCCACGCGCCAGGACCGTTCCCCGATAGGGCTGCGCGACTACGCCATTCTGATGATGCTGTCGACGTACGGCTTACGTGCGGGAGAGGTGACGCGACTGCGTCTGGAGGATATCGACTGGAGATCTGATCGATTTTACGTCCGTCACACCAAGACTGGATCGCAGTCAGTCTTGCCGTTGCTTCCGAGTGTCGGTGATGCTCTGCTTGACTACTTGCGACGAGGACGACCAGCCTCAGATGTGCGCGAGATATTTGTTCGCGCCCGGGCACCTTATCGTGGATTTCACAGCGGTTCCAGCTTGTACACACCAGTGCGTCGGCGACTCGAAGCGGCCGGGATATATCCAGCTGGCAAACGCGGGCCGCACGCATTTCGACATGCACGCGCTGTCAGCCTGCTTCGCGCTGAGGTTTCGGTAAAAGGGATTGGGGACCTATTGGGACACCGGTCGGCCGGGTCTACGGCCGCGTACCTGAAGTTGGCTACGGAGCACCTGCGTGGCGTAGCTCTCGAAGTCCCGAACATGGAGAAGCAGCCATGA
- a CDS encoding tyrosine-type recombinase/integrase, with translation MTLLRQRMLHDMQIRNLADNTQKSYLLQVSSFARHFRRSPELLGPEEIRAWLVHLREERKLAPSSLGPTIGALRFLYRVTLKRPWSDEDFPLPKKPFRLPVVLSLEEITTFFESIASLKQRTILMTAYAAGLRVSEAVHLKVSDIDSQRMVIRVNQGKNRKDRYVMLSPRLLEILRLYWHDAHPREWLFPGDIPGHPITRSAVALACRIARRRSGIQKPITPHSLRHYVPFRVMSCSRVIARIPGQMRNAG, from the coding sequence ATGACACTGCTCCGCCAACGCATGCTGCACGACATGCAGATCCGCAACCTCGCCGACAACACCCAGAAGTCCTATCTGTTGCAGGTTTCCAGTTTCGCCCGGCATTTCCGGCGCTCGCCTGAACTACTCGGCCCCGAAGAGATCCGGGCCTGGCTTGTCCATCTTCGCGAGGAGCGCAAGCTGGCCCCCAGCAGCCTCGGTCCAACGATCGGCGCACTGCGCTTCCTCTACCGCGTGACGCTCAAGCGACCCTGGAGCGACGAGGATTTTCCGTTGCCGAAGAAGCCGTTCAGACTGCCGGTCGTCCTGAGCCTGGAGGAAATCACCACCTTCTTCGAGTCGATCGCCAGTCTCAAGCAGCGCACCATCCTGATGACCGCGTACGCAGCCGGGCTGCGCGTGTCGGAAGCCGTGCACCTGAAGGTCAGCGATATTGATAGCCAGCGCATGGTGATCCGTGTGAATCAGGGTAAAAATCGTAAGGATCGCTACGTGATGCTGTCTCCGCGGCTGCTCGAGATCCTGCGACTGTACTGGCACGATGCTCACCCCAGGGAGTGGCTATTTCCGGGCGACATCCCCGGGCACCCTATCACCCGGTCCGCAGTAGCGCTGGCTTGCCGGATCGCGCGCCGGCGCAGCGGTATCCAGAAACCCATCACGCCGCATTCGCTGCGGCACTATGTACCCTTCCGGGTTATGTCTTGTAGCCGCGTGATAGCGCGTATTCCCGGGCAAATGCGCAACGCGGGATAG
- a CDS encoding site-specific integrase — MKYIIHDQVVLSREPEGPLAAHLSSFANSISAQGYNVWSLKRKVRIAACFSRWLKQRGVEVRDIGLDHATRYLRYRALHFQPRNDDRAALRQLIDFLRGEGVVPPEQMATIRISPAERCVQEYEEYLRNIQALARATIIHYVPFVREFLKHRFGDGKVMLSKLRAADVVHFVQVQAPRLHLKQAKIMTTALRSFLRYLRYRGDITLDLAAAVPVVANWSMPSIPRGISADQTRKLLDSIDRRTAVGRRDYAILLVLARLGLRSSEVVFLELDDIDWDAGQLSVRTKGGQRIELPLPADVGKAIAAYLQHGRPKSASRRVFLRARAHITGFRGPSGLGCVVRRALKRAGIDAPTTGAHQFRHGLATQMLNHGASLSEIGEVLGHRHPQSTMIYTRVDIKALRELALPWPGGVR; from the coding sequence GTGAAGTACATCATTCATGATCAGGTCGTTCTCTCGCGAGAACCTGAAGGTCCACTCGCAGCCCATTTATCATCCTTTGCCAACTCCATCAGCGCGCAGGGTTACAACGTGTGGTCCCTGAAACGGAAGGTCCGGATCGCCGCATGTTTCAGTCGATGGCTTAAACAGAGAGGTGTCGAAGTACGGGATATCGGCCTCGATCACGCAACACGATATTTACGCTATCGTGCCCTGCATTTCCAGCCTCGCAACGATGATCGGGCAGCGCTCAGACAGCTTATTGATTTTCTTCGTGGCGAAGGCGTGGTTCCGCCTGAGCAGATGGCAACAATTCGGATTTCGCCAGCTGAGCGGTGTGTACAGGAGTACGAGGAGTACTTGCGCAATATTCAAGCTCTCGCCAGAGCCACAATCATTCATTACGTGCCGTTCGTCCGAGAGTTTCTCAAACATCGTTTCGGCGACGGGAAGGTCATGCTATCGAAACTACGTGCGGCCGATGTCGTGCACTTTGTGCAAGTTCAGGCGCCACGACTGCATTTAAAACAGGCGAAGATTATGACCACTGCCCTGCGATCCTTTCTGCGCTATTTGCGCTATCGCGGCGACATTACGCTGGACCTCGCTGCCGCCGTGCCCGTGGTCGCCAACTGGTCGATGCCGTCAATTCCCCGGGGAATCTCAGCAGACCAGACACGGAAGTTGCTGGATAGCATCGATCGACGGACTGCAGTCGGTCGTCGCGACTACGCGATCCTGCTGGTGCTCGCGCGATTGGGGTTGCGCTCCAGTGAGGTGGTCTTCCTCGAGCTCGATGATATTGACTGGGACGCAGGTCAACTGAGCGTGCGCACCAAGGGTGGACAACGCATCGAGCTACCCTTACCTGCGGACGTCGGCAAAGCCATCGCCGCCTACTTGCAACATGGGCGGCCGAAGAGCGCCAGTCGCCGCGTATTTTTACGTGCACGCGCGCACATCACCGGCTTTCGTGGGCCAAGTGGTCTCGGCTGCGTCGTTCGGCGTGCACTTAAGCGCGCTGGCATCGACGCGCCCACAACGGGTGCCCATCAGTTTCGCCACGGACTGGCTACCCAGATGCTGAACCATGGAGCTTCGCTCAGCGAGATTGGCGAGGTGTTGGGTCATCGTCACCCACAGAGCACGATGATCTACACTCGGGTCGACATCAAAGCATTGCGTGAACTCGCGTTGCCCTGGCCCGGAGGTGTACGATGA